From Pseudomonadota bacterium, the proteins below share one genomic window:
- a CDS encoding 2-isopropylmalate synthase has product MSERVFIFDTTLRDGEQSPGNTMNTQEKLRVARQLELLGVDIIEAGFPIASDGDFDAVRQIADTIKNSEIAGLARANDDDIDRAWGAIKGAQKPRIHTFISTSDIHLKHQFRKNKDEILKIAVNAVKRAKKYTSNVEFSAMDATRSDWDYLCKVFAEVIAAGAVTINVPDTVGYTVPEEFGRLIRYIKDNVPNISQAIISVHCHNDLGLAVANSIAAIQNGARQVECTINGIGERAGNASLEEIAMILRTRKDIFPADTRIVSEKIYPASRLITAITGVSVQPNKAIVGANAFAHESGIHQDGLLKAKLTYEIMTPESVGISKSSLVLGKHSGRHAFRERIEGLGYTLDDKELNLTFKRFKTLSDMKKYVYDEDIEMIIMDEIYKIPEKYKLVYLNVSCGNITIPTATVKLEADGNVYQEVGTGDGPVDATFKIIKKIAKTNSKLVKFSVNSITKDMDAQGEVFVKVEEKGLIAIGKGADTDIIVASAKAYINALNRLEYVKSKRVEVK; this is encoded by the coding sequence ATGTCTGAACGAGTTTTTATTTTTGACACAACATTAAGGGATGGAGAGCAGTCTCCGGGAAATACCATGAACACCCAGGAAAAACTCCGTGTGGCCAGGCAACTTGAACTCCTCGGTGTTGACATTATCGAAGCCGGTTTTCCTATAGCTTCGGATGGTGATTTCGATGCAGTCAGACAGATTGCAGACACCATTAAAAACAGCGAAATTGCAGGCCTTGCAAGGGCGAACGATGACGATATCGACCGTGCATGGGGGGCAATAAAGGGTGCTCAGAAGCCGCGAATCCACACCTTTATTTCAACATCTGACATCCACCTGAAACATCAGTTCCGGAAAAACAAGGATGAAATATTAAAGATTGCCGTCAATGCCGTGAAAAGGGCAAAAAAGTATACATCCAACGTAGAATTCTCTGCAATGGATGCCACCAGAAGCGACTGGGACTATCTGTGCAAGGTTTTTGCCGAGGTTATTGCTGCAGGGGCGGTTACCATTAATGTCCCTGATACGGTTGGCTACACAGTCCCTGAGGAATTCGGCAGACTCATCCGCTATATTAAAGATAATGTTCCCAACATCTCTCAGGCTATCATCAGCGTGCACTGCCATAACGATCTGGGACTTGCTGTCGCAAACTCCATTGCCGCTATTCAGAATGGCGCCCGTCAGGTGGAATGCACTATAAACGGCATCGGTGAAAGGGCAGGGAATGCTTCCCTCGAAGAGATTGCCATGATTCTTCGCACACGCAAGGACATATTCCCCGCTGATACAAGGATTGTGAGCGAGAAGATTTATCCTGCGAGTAGGCTGATTACTGCTATTACCGGTGTCTCTGTTCAACCGAACAAGGCCATAGTGGGCGCCAATGCCTTTGCCCATGAATCGGGTATTCACCAGGATGGTCTCTTGAAGGCGAAACTTACCTATGAGATTATGACACCCGAGTCCGTGGGCATATCGAAAAGCTCACTCGTCCTCGGAAAGCACTCCGGAAGGCATGCATTCAGGGAGAGGATTGAAGGTCTTGGGTACACCTTGGATGATAAGGAGCTCAACCTTACCTTCAAGAGATTTAAAACACTCTCGGACATGAAAAAATATGTCTATGATGAAGATATCGAGATGATCATCATGGATGAAATATACAAGATACCCGAAAAATACAAACTCGTATATCTCAATGTGAGCTGTGGCAATATAACAATTCCCACTGCTACGGTAAAACTTGAGGCTGACGGGAATGTTTACCAGGAGGTTGGAACCGGCGATGGGCCCGTTGATGCCACTTTTAAGATCATCAAGAAAATTGCAAAGACAAACAGCAAGCTTGTAAAATTTTCTGTTAATTCCATTACGAAGGATATGGACGCACAGGGCGAGGTTTTTGTGAAAGTTGAGGAGAAAGGGCTTATTGCCATTGGAAAAGGCGCGGATACGGATATTATTGTGGCGAGTGCGAAGGCATATATCAACGCGCTTAACAGGCTTGAATATGTTAAAAGTAAAAGGGTTGAGGTGAAATAG
- the lpxK gene encoding tetraacyldisaccharide 4'-kinase: protein MRNAILKVWRDESKFLQWFLCPLLLPLSCIYRICLRARDYMYSTGFIKVSEVPVPVISVGNITLGGTGKTPVVEKIARRLAEEGFHPAIATRGYKRNRKGTFIVYGDKYLAEDVGDEVFMLSRKTGMPVVVGTNRADAITMGMKSFRIDVALLDDGFQLKNLKKDVEILLVSGGKGKTNRNIFPLGPYREPSERIKDADMILVSKGELNGNLKHYTEGIPVFRFQYKPVYLCNLKYNLTGHYNFLKGKDILAFSGLGDNNAFFDFLKELGANVVCEMPYPDHYFYGRKDMERFSRYQDAEIVVTTEKDAVKIDPEAAPENLYYLTVEAKIEREEEMMLLIQKKLSAARSKLLAKKDNKK, encoded by the coding sequence ATGAGGAATGCAATTTTAAAGGTATGGAGAGATGAGTCAAAATTTCTGCAATGGTTTTTGTGCCCTCTGCTTCTTCCTCTTTCCTGTATATATAGAATTTGTCTCCGTGCGAGAGACTACATGTACAGCACTGGTTTTATAAAAGTAAGCGAGGTGCCTGTTCCTGTGATTAGCGTAGGGAATATAACCCTGGGCGGAACAGGGAAAACACCCGTTGTTGAGAAGATAGCAAGAAGGTTGGCTGAAGAAGGTTTTCATCCGGCAATCGCGACGAGGGGTTACAAGAGGAACAGGAAAGGTACTTTTATTGTATATGGGGACAAGTATCTTGCTGAAGATGTCGGGGATGAAGTGTTCATGCTGTCAAGGAAGACCGGGATGCCTGTTGTCGTGGGAACGAACAGGGCTGATGCGATCACAATGGGTATGAAATCGTTTCGGATAGATGTTGCTTTACTGGATGATGGTTTTCAGTTGAAGAACCTCAAGAAAGACGTAGAGATTCTCCTGGTTAGCGGCGGCAAAGGAAAGACGAACAGGAATATTTTTCCTCTTGGACCTTATAGAGAACCATCTGAAAGGATAAAGGATGCGGACATGATTCTGGTAAGCAAAGGCGAACTCAACGGCAATCTTAAGCATTACACAGAAGGCATACCGGTTTTCAGGTTTCAATACAAGCCTGTCTATCTGTGTAATCTTAAATATAACCTTACGGGCCATTATAATTTTTTAAAGGGAAAAGACATCCTTGCATTTTCAGGGCTGGGTGACAATAATGCGTTTTTCGATTTTTTAAAGGAATTAGGTGCAAACGTTGTCTGTGAAATGCCATATCCGGATCATTACTTTTATGGAAGAAAAGATATGGAAAGATTTTCACGCTATCAGGACGCAGAGATCGTTGTGACCACTGAAAAGGATGCGGTAAAGATTGACCCGGAAGCTGCGCCTGAGAACCTGTATTATCTTACAGTAGAAGCGAAGATAGAAAGGGAAGAAGAAATGATGTTGTTGATCCAAAAGAAGCTATCAGCCGCTCGCTCTAAGCTTTTAGCAAAAAAGGATAACAAAAAATAG
- a CDS encoding response regulator produces the protein MRLDVLIIDDEEGIRRSLTRILREDGYSVQTASSGEDALTILSNNGTNLDIVICDLIMPGIDGIRTIKEINRTHQGITKIILTGYGTLESSIKAIEAGIDGFITKPFQNKELKWKIKEYYVKRRMRQFVAPDIFDKLLDEPAYLEPRISPVTILFTDIRGFTRLTSTMPPEELASFLNKYYFQPMSDIVSKHKGIVDKYIGDSVMALFGAPIHYDKDEENAVECGIEMIENMEGSKKAFQMGIGISTGYVVTGIFGSISKKEYTALGMPVNIAARLQKFAAHGEIVISEETLRKLNGSATFKKVGSFSPFPSSPPVVYYKWIRNGKI, from the coding sequence ATGCGATTAGACGTACTTATTATTGATGATGAAGAAGGGATCAGAAGGTCACTTACAAGAATACTGCGGGAAGACGGCTATTCCGTTCAGACGGCATCAAGCGGTGAAGATGCACTGACGATTCTTTCGAATAATGGTACCAACCTCGACATTGTAATCTGTGACCTTATTATGCCGGGGATAGATGGTATAAGAACAATAAAAGAGATAAACAGAACACATCAGGGCATTACGAAAATCATCCTCACGGGGTATGGCACCCTGGAATCTTCAATAAAAGCGATAGAGGCCGGCATTGATGGATTCATTACAAAACCATTTCAAAATAAAGAATTAAAATGGAAAATCAAGGAGTATTATGTCAAGAGAAGGATGAGACAGTTTGTTGCGCCGGATATTTTCGATAAACTCCTTGATGAACCGGCATACCTTGAGCCAAGAATATCGCCTGTTACAATATTGTTTACCGACATCAGGGGCTTTACACGGTTAACCTCCACTATGCCTCCCGAAGAGCTTGCTTCCTTCCTTAACAAATATTATTTTCAGCCTATGAGCGACATTGTCTCAAAACACAAGGGGATAGTAGACAAATATATCGGCGATAGTGTCATGGCGCTCTTTGGCGCCCCTATCCATTATGATAAAGACGAAGAAAATGCAGTGGAATGTGGCATTGAGATGATAGAAAATATGGAAGGTTCAAAAAAGGCTTTTCAAATGGGTATCGGTATAAGCACAGGATATGTTGTTACGGGCATCTTCGGCTCAATAAGCAAAAAAGAATATACCGCTCTGGGCATGCCGGTAAACATTGCAGCCCGTCTTCAAAAATTCGCCGCACACGGTGAAATTGTTATTTCAGAGGAAACACTGAGAAAACTGAATGGTTCCGCCACTTTCAAAAAGGTGGGTTCATTCAGCCCTTTCCCGTCGTCCCCGCCTGTCGTATATTATAAATGGATCAGAAATGGTAAGATTTAA
- a CDS encoding bifunctional (p)ppGpp synthetase/guanosine-3',5'-bis(diphosphate) 3'-pyrophosphohydrolase, giving the protein MVRFNDIVDEILKYNPQADVPTLERAYIFSAQAHKGQIRLSGEPYLVHPLEVAYTLTKMNLDIPSVVSGLLHDTIEDSYVNKKEIEEYFGKEVAELVDGVTKIGQIPLKTSEDSRVENFRKMILAMSKDIRVILIKLADRYHNMQTLNFLNSDRQVDIARETLEIYAPLAHRLGIEWIKGELEDEAFKYLHSLEYKTINTKIAKKKKERDAYIHEVIELLKSKFEQYKLHAEVSGRAKRLYSIYRKMMLEKVELDDIYDITAFRVKVDSVKECYLALGLIHSFFRPIPGKFSDFIALPKPNMYQSLHTKVVGPYGEKIEIQIRTHEMHKIAEEGIAAHWKYKEGRAFDPKEDKIFGWLRRVIESQQELKDNKEFMEVFKIDLFPDEIYVFTPKGDVKELPKGATAVDFAYAIHSQLGHKCVGAKVNGKLVPLRHELKSGDIIDIQTNPAHKPSKDWLGFVKTSRAKTRIRQWIKAEQRERSVELGKTLIEKELSKHDMSFSKMLKSGELLNIGKEFSFETVEDLFASVGYGLYTPLQVLGKVIPENEKPGKLKQIISSIKRSKDSAIKIQGVDGMVVRFAQCCNPIPGDTIFGFITRGRGLTIHTADCPNIHTYDEQRRIEVSWELNKNFTYPVKLKVLGDDRKGLLSDISSTMASNKVNIIGAQAMTNSDRTAAGIYEIEIGHMSQLQKVIKSIQKIKGVRSVERILGTV; this is encoded by the coding sequence ATGGTAAGATTTAATGACATTGTCGATGAAATATTAAAATATAATCCACAGGCCGATGTGCCGACTTTAGAAAGGGCCTATATCTTCTCTGCCCAGGCGCACAAAGGACAGATAAGACTCTCCGGAGAGCCCTACCTCGTTCATCCCCTTGAAGTAGCATACACATTAACCAAAATGAACCTCGATATTCCGAGTGTCGTATCCGGCCTTCTCCATGACACCATAGAAGATTCGTATGTGAACAAAAAGGAGATAGAAGAATATTTCGGGAAGGAGGTTGCAGAACTTGTCGATGGGGTGACAAAGATCGGTCAGATTCCCTTAAAAACCTCGGAAGACTCAAGGGTTGAGAATTTCAGAAAGATGATACTCGCCATGAGTAAGGACATAAGGGTAATACTCATTAAACTGGCTGACAGGTATCACAACATGCAAACCCTCAATTTCCTTAACTCTGACAGACAGGTTGACATTGCCAGAGAAACCCTCGAGATATATGCGCCCCTTGCTCACCGGCTGGGTATCGAATGGATAAAGGGAGAGTTGGAAGATGAGGCCTTCAAATATCTCCACTCTCTGGAATATAAAACCATAAACACAAAAATTGCAAAAAAGAAGAAGGAAAGAGATGCCTACATCCATGAAGTCATAGAACTCTTAAAGAGCAAATTTGAACAGTATAAACTACATGCTGAAGTATCTGGAAGGGCCAAAAGGCTATACAGCATTTACCGTAAAATGATGCTGGAAAAGGTAGAATTAGATGATATTTACGATATAACTGCCTTCCGGGTAAAGGTTGACAGTGTCAAAGAGTGTTATCTGGCCCTTGGTCTGATACACTCCTTTTTCAGACCCATACCAGGAAAGTTCAGCGATTTTATTGCATTGCCTAAACCCAACATGTATCAGTCCCTTCATACCAAAGTAGTTGGGCCTTACGGTGAAAAGATTGAGATCCAGATAAGGACACACGAGATGCATAAGATTGCCGAAGAGGGGATTGCTGCACATTGGAAATACAAGGAAGGAAGGGCCTTTGATCCTAAAGAAGATAAAATATTCGGATGGCTTAGAAGGGTAATTGAATCACAACAGGAATTAAAAGATAACAAGGAATTTATGGAGGTCTTTAAAATAGATCTCTTCCCTGATGAAATCTATGTCTTTACACCAAAAGGTGATGTGAAAGAGCTCCCCAAGGGGGCGACAGCTGTTGATTTTGCCTATGCCATACATTCGCAACTCGGTCATAAGTGTGTCGGGGCAAAGGTGAACGGGAAACTTGTTCCTTTGCGGCATGAACTAAAAAGCGGTGATATTATTGATATTCAAACTAATCCGGCCCATAAACCAAGCAAAGACTGGTTGGGTTTTGTCAAAACATCGAGGGCAAAAACAAGGATCAGGCAATGGATCAAGGCAGAACAACGGGAGAGAAGCGTTGAACTCGGAAAAACACTTATCGAAAAGGAATTATCAAAGCACGATATGAGTTTTTCCAAAATGCTCAAGTCGGGAGAGCTTCTCAATATCGGCAAAGAATTTAGCTTCGAAACAGTGGAGGACTTGTTTGCCAGCGTAGGGTATGGTTTGTACACACCCTTGCAGGTACTCGGTAAGGTCATTCCGGAAAACGAAAAACCCGGAAAACTCAAGCAGATAATCAGCAGTATCAAGAGGAGTAAAGACAGCGCAATAAAGATTCAGGGTGTTGACGGGATGGTTGTAAGATTTGCGCAATGTTGTAATCCCATACCCGGCGATACAATTTTCGGTTTTATTACAAGGGGAAGGGGGTTGACAATACATACGGCAGACTGTCCAAACATTCATACGTATGACGAACAGCGCAGGATTGAAGTCTCGTGGGAATTAAATAAGAACTTCACCTATCCGGTAAAGCTGAAAGTATTGGGGGACGACAGAAAGGGCCTTCTCTCGGATATCAGTTCGACTATGGCCTCAAATAAGGTCAATATCATCGGTGCCCAGGCAATGACCAATTCCGATAGAACTGCAGCCGGTATCTACGAAATAGAAATCGGGCACATGTCACAACTCCAGAAAGTCATCAAATCGATACAAAAAATTAAGGGTGTACGGTCGGTAGAAAGAATCCTGGGAACGGTTTAG
- the rpmB gene encoding 50S ribosomal protein L28: MARVCEICGKGKQIGYNVSHANNKSKKEWFPNLQTVKIVKDGTTQKARLCTKCIKKGSFQKAA; encoded by the coding sequence ATGGCAAGGGTTTGTGAGATATGCGGCAAAGGTAAGCAGATTGGCTATAATGTAAGTCACGCGAACAACAAATCAAAGAAAGAATGGTTCCCCAATTTACAGACTGTAAAAATCGTGAAAGATGGTACAACGCAAAAAGCAAGACTCTGCACGAAGTGCATTAAAAAAGGTAGTTTTCAAAAGGCAGCCTAA
- the plsY gene encoding glycerol-3-phosphate 1-O-acyltransferase PlsY, whose translation MSLYILWIVIAYLIGSIPVGIILAKIKGADPRKVGSGNIGATNVMRAAGKTLGILTLIGDILKGLIPTTFALYSKQPAFVITAIGFAAFIGHLFPLFLKFKGGKGVATAVGVYLAVSPPAILINVVIFILVLLKWRYVSLGSLVGTGLMPLALLVLKKPHEYIYLSLVVGILIFIKHKDNIRRLFDGKESKIRS comes from the coding sequence ATGTCCCTTTACATCTTGTGGATTGTCATTGCATACCTCATCGGCTCTATACCCGTGGGCATAATCCTTGCGAAGATAAAAGGCGCTGACCCGAGGAAAGTAGGGAGCGGAAACATTGGTGCTACCAATGTCATGAGGGCGGCGGGTAAAACCCTTGGCATTCTGACTTTGATCGGGGATATTCTTAAAGGACTGATCCCAACAACCTTTGCGCTCTATTCTAAACAACCGGCTTTTGTGATCACCGCAATAGGGTTCGCGGCCTTCATTGGCCATCTGTTTCCTTTGTTTTTGAAATTTAAGGGAGGTAAAGGCGTTGCAACTGCAGTAGGGGTTTATCTTGCAGTCAGCCCTCCCGCTATATTGATAAATGTTGTAATTTTCATCCTTGTACTTCTCAAGTGGCGTTATGTGTCCCTCGGCTCCCTCGTCGGGACAGGCCTTATGCCGCTTGCCCTGCTTGTGTTAAAAAAACCCCATGAATATATCTACCTCTCTTTGGTTGTCGGGATTCTTATCTTCATAAAACACAAGGACAACATCAGAAGATTGTTTGATGGGAAAGAGAGTAAAATTCGCTCATAG
- a CDS encoding amidohydrolase family protein, producing MQKETLKTLLNVAKGLTPPDLIIKNGNIVNVFTNSIDENFTLVIKNGWIVSVEKDDSKTVYKNTKVMDAGGLYLCPGFIDAHTHLDSMIPFCEFVPYALRGGATTVVTETSAAACACGIEGVNALVDSTKGYPIRCFFLAPPLTPPFPKMEGSDGLSLKEMKAILRREEFLGIGEAYWTRIVEGDERILAQAAYAQTLHKALDGHSAGARGKNLIQYVLTGITSCHESISIDEVLEKLRFGMYIMIREGWVRMELPELSKIKDLDVDKRRIMLVSDVFDAVMLYEDGYLDSIARKAIQYGFSPIEAIKMMTINPADYYGLRYLGAIAPLRQADILFLKDIMEVSIEKVMANGEIVWSDKKLLKTIEPHIYPDSVQDTVTAKKLTEEELRVRSKSHKIIIRVIEVVNQTITKEIHYEAKTRDGFLEKDLNEDIIPVAIINRRGGRKISKGFIKGTGIKHGAVATTLIWDTGNILTIGSDEKDMAAAVNRLIDIKGGTVIVHNGNVIYEFSMPVFGIMPVARLEEIKDKTKELEKKMKEIGSFLERPFLTIQTIPFTGLPFLRITDKGLADIKNKKLVSLFV from the coding sequence ATGCAGAAAGAGACATTAAAGACATTGTTAAATGTTGCCAAAGGGTTAACGCCGCCTGATTTGATTATAAAAAACGGAAATATTGTAAATGTTTTTACCAACAGCATAGATGAAAATTTTACTCTTGTTATCAAGAATGGATGGATTGTTTCCGTGGAGAAGGATGACAGCAAGACTGTATACAAAAATACAAAGGTTATGGATGCCGGTGGTTTATATCTATGTCCGGGTTTTATCGATGCCCATACCCACCTTGACAGCATGATTCCCTTTTGCGAATTTGTCCCCTATGCCCTCAGGGGAGGTGCAACGACAGTTGTTACGGAAACAAGTGCAGCGGCATGTGCGTGTGGAATAGAAGGGGTGAATGCCCTTGTTGACAGCACAAAGGGATATCCGATACGGTGTTTTTTTCTTGCACCCCCCCTCACTCCACCTTTTCCAAAGATGGAAGGTTCAGATGGGTTAAGTTTGAAAGAAATGAAGGCAATCCTGAGAAGGGAGGAATTTCTGGGTATCGGTGAGGCTTACTGGACAAGGATTGTAGAGGGCGACGAGAGGATTCTTGCGCAGGCGGCATATGCACAGACCCTGCATAAGGCGCTCGATGGCCATTCAGCGGGGGCAAGGGGGAAAAACCTTATACAGTATGTTCTTACAGGAATAACATCGTGCCATGAGTCAATAAGCATTGATGAGGTATTGGAAAAACTTAGATTTGGCATGTATATTATGATCAGGGAAGGGTGGGTAAGGATGGAGCTCCCCGAACTTTCGAAAATAAAAGATTTGGATGTAGATAAGCGCCGGATCATGCTGGTTTCGGACGTATTCGATGCGGTAATGCTTTATGAAGACGGGTATCTGGATTCCATTGCAAGGAAGGCCATACAGTACGGATTCTCGCCGATAGAGGCTATAAAGATGATGACCATCAACCCTGCCGACTATTATGGATTAAGGTATCTTGGTGCAATTGCGCCATTGAGGCAAGCTGATATCCTTTTTCTGAAGGATATCATGGAAGTGTCGATAGAGAAGGTAATGGCAAACGGTGAAATCGTATGGTCAGATAAGAAATTATTGAAAACTATTGAGCCTCATATTTATCCCGATTCGGTTCAGGACACTGTCACTGCTAAAAAGCTTACGGAAGAGGAACTCAGAGTCAGGTCTAAGTCGCATAAAATCATTATAAGGGTGATCGAAGTAGTAAATCAGACAATAACGAAGGAAATCCACTATGAAGCTAAAACAAGGGACGGTTTTTTAGAAAAGGATCTTAACGAGGATATAATACCCGTTGCCATCATTAACAGGAGAGGTGGGAGAAAAATCAGTAAAGGATTTATCAAAGGTACCGGTATTAAACATGGTGCTGTTGCCACAACGCTCATATGGGATACGGGAAATATACTTACCATAGGAAGTGACGAAAAGGATATGGCTGCCGCCGTAAACAGACTCATCGATATAAAAGGCGGTACGGTGATTGTGCACAACGGAAATGTAATATATGAGTTTTCCATGCCGGTATTTGGTATCATGCCCGTCGCCAGACTGGAAGAAATAAAAGATAAAACGAAGGAACTTGAAAAAAAGATGAAGGAAATCGGTTCATTTCTCGAAAGGCCTTTTCTGACAATCCAGACAATTCCCTTCACGGGGCTGCCTTTTTTAAGGATAACGGACAAAGGGCTGGCGGATATTAAGAATAAAAAGTTGGTGTCACTCTTCGTTTAG
- a CDS encoding MFS transporter, which translates to MHEGLKKALRYRWFIFWILSIQYLLVYFHRVAPAITAPELINAFEISGTALGVLASAYFYSYGIMQIPVGILSDRWGPRKVIILSSFIASLGAISFGLSPSFSVAIISRVFIGIGVSALFVAAMRILANWFKGVELARVSGVLMATGGLGWLMATTPLALMSQAFGWRESFIAVGVFSLIPAACSWFILADTPAKKGFPNITEIPGSSENTNMNIIKDLKMILREKHFWAIAIWFIFRGGALFGFFGLWAGPYLIETYHLSQYSAGNILSMIAFAMILLSPVLGHMSDKTLSSRKKVLVWTSVLNSLCWFAMLTFFEQLSTVWLYVIFFIMGITISSVGTIAIVATKELFPPGIAGTSMGTMNVFPFIGGIIFQPLIGYILDRTGKIQGVYPPSAYKSMIWLLFVISLLALISIMFSKETIKKM; encoded by the coding sequence ATGCATGAAGGATTAAAAAAGGCGTTACGCTACAGATGGTTCATCTTCTGGATCCTGTCGATCCAGTACCTGCTCGTTTACTTTCACCGTGTTGCACCGGCAATTACAGCTCCTGAACTGATTAATGCTTTTGAAATATCCGGTACAGCCCTTGGGGTTCTCGCTTCAGCATATTTTTATTCCTACGGGATAATGCAGATACCTGTTGGTATTCTCTCTGACAGGTGGGGACCGCGAAAAGTCATTATACTTTCAAGCTTCATAGCTTCATTGGGCGCTATTTCCTTTGGTTTATCACCAAGTTTTTCAGTTGCCATCATTTCAAGAGTTTTTATCGGGATCGGTGTTTCTGCTTTGTTTGTTGCAGCCATGAGGATTCTGGCTAACTGGTTTAAGGGGGTGGAACTTGCCAGGGTTTCCGGCGTACTCATGGCAACGGGCGGATTGGGGTGGCTTATGGCAACAACGCCTCTTGCTTTAATGTCACAAGCGTTTGGCTGGAGAGAGTCATTTATTGCAGTCGGTGTATTCTCTCTTATACCGGCGGCTTGTTCATGGTTTATTCTGGCCGATACCCCTGCAAAAAAAGGATTTCCAAATATAACTGAGATACCGGGTTCTTCAGAAAACACAAACATGAACATCATAAAAGATTTAAAAATGATCCTCAGGGAAAAACACTTCTGGGCAATTGCAATCTGGTTCATTTTCAGAGGTGGTGCACTCTTCGGCTTCTTTGGCCTCTGGGCAGGCCCATATCTTATTGAAACCTACCACCTCTCGCAGTATTCTGCGGGTAACATCCTGTCCATGATTGCCTTTGCCATGATCTTATTAAGTCCGGTTCTCGGCCACATGTCCGACAAAACCCTTTCAAGCAGAAAAAAGGTTCTCGTATGGACTTCAGTTCTCAACTCTCTATGCTGGTTTGCCATGTTAACCTTTTTTGAGCAACTTTCAACCGTATGGCTCTATGTAATTTTCTTCATAATGGGTATCACAATCAGTTCTGTGGGAACAATCGCTATTGTGGCAACAAAAGAACTTTTCCCTCCAGGTATAGCCGGTACCTCGATGGGCACGATGAACGTATTTCCTTTTATCGGAGGCATTATATTTCAGCCGTTAATCGGGTACATTCTCGATAGGACAGGAAAAATTCAGGGGGTATATCCACCTTCGGCTTACAAATCGATGATCTGGCTACTTTTTGTTATAAGTCTTCTCGCTTTGATAAGTATTATGTTCTCGAAGGAAACAATAAAAAAGATGTAG
- a CDS encoding UbiX family flavin prenyltransferase gives MKRIVVGITGATGVIYGVRLLEVLKDLSIEAHLIFSDAAKQNISIETDLSVRHVEDLAYKVYDVKDLAAPVSSGSFRTYGMVIVPCTMKTLSGVANSYNDNLMVRAADVMLKERRRLILVVRETPLHKGHLELMSKVADLGGIILPPVPAFYHAPRNIEDLIDHTVGKILDLMDIDHSLFKRWEGIPVDKEKLKIMHK, from the coding sequence GTGAAACGGATTGTGGTGGGTATAACAGGCGCAACGGGTGTTATATATGGTGTAAGGTTGCTTGAAGTATTAAAGGATTTAAGCATAGAGGCACACCTTATATTTTCTGATGCTGCAAAACAGAACATATCAATAGAAACGGATCTTTCTGTACGGCACGTTGAAGATCTTGCGTACAAGGTTTATGACGTGAAGGATCTGGCAGCTCCTGTTTCAAGCGGATCCTTCAGGACATATGGAATGGTGATAGTACCCTGTACAATGAAAACATTATCCGGTGTGGCGAATTCATATAATGATAATCTTATGGTGAGGGCGGCCGATGTTATGCTTAAAGAAAGGAGGAGGCTGATCCTCGTGGTAAGAGAGACGCCTCTCCATAAGGGCCACCTTGAATTAATGAGCAAGGTAGCTGATCTGGGAGGGATCATATTACCGCCTGTACCTGCCTTTTACCATGCCCCCCGTAATATCGAAGATTTGATTGATCATACGGTTGGCAAGATTTTAGACCTTATGGATATTGATCATTCGCTCTTTAAGAGGTGGGAGGGAATCCCTGTGGATAAGGAGAAACTCAAAATAATGCATAAATGA